One Tolypothrix bouteillei VB521301 DNA window includes the following coding sequences:
- a CDS encoding DUF4142 domain-containing protein, translated as MHNQTQFIKNFVGSFLGVAGISAVIAFPTIGQANINPGSSENSEHSILAQKTPGTANPAPGSTNRTGSPANIDQEFVTQAGQSDQFEIQTSQLALQRAKSPEVKKYAQQMINEHKNSTQQLRKISQQKGYKLPTSVGDANRSLLTQVTNATGTNFDQAYMQAQVAAHRKTLANYQNYISNGTDAELKAFANKIAPVVANHLNMAQSMVGNSGDSGSSSGTSPSGNTPGTTRPTTNTPNTGTPGTGTTRPAPNPER; from the coding sequence ATGCACAATCAGACACAATTCATCAAAAATTTTGTTGGCAGCTTTCTGGGAGTCGCTGGCATAAGTGCTGTGATTGCTTTTCCTACCATAGGACAAGCCAACATCAACCCTGGTTCTTCTGAAAACTCCGAGCATTCTATCCTTGCTCAGAAGACTCCAGGTACAGCAAACCCTGCTCCTGGCTCTACAAATCGTACTGGTTCGCCAGCTAACATAGACCAAGAATTTGTGACTCAGGCAGGGCAAAGTGACCAGTTTGAGATCCAGACAAGTCAACTAGCTCTTCAACGTGCAAAAAGCCCTGAGGTGAAAAAATATGCACAACAGATGATTAACGAGCATAAAAATTCCACCCAACAATTGAGAAAAATATCTCAACAGAAGGGTTACAAACTACCAACATCTGTAGGTGATGCAAATAGATCCTTATTGACGCAAGTTACAAATGCGACTGGTACAAATTTTGACCAAGCATACATGCAAGCACAGGTGGCAGCTCACAGGAAAACTTTAGCGAATTACCAAAACTACATTAGCAATGGGACAGACGCTGAGCTAAAAGCCTTTGCTAATAAAATTGCGCCAGTTGTTGCCAATCACCTCAATATGGCACAGAGCATGGTAGGAAACTCAGGTGATTCTGGTTCCAGTTCCGGAACTTCTCCTAGCGGTAATACACCCGGTACAACTAGACCTACTACGAACACTCCAAACACGGGAACTCCAGGTACGGGAACGACTCGTCCGGCACCAAATCCAGAGCGTTAA
- a CDS encoding class I SAM-dependent methyltransferase, which yields MLSSNNDRSPEVFEHRWSAYYDAVVGRSPRDTLLTALANFELESFENSTTHTRASQFAVDLGCGEGRDTVELLRRGWRVLAVDGQAEAITRLLNRPDINHQLLETLISRFEYVTLPESVDMVNASFSLPFCSPEHFPQLWDKITSSLRSRGRFCGQLFGDRDSWAVFPTISYHTRLQVEALLQPFEIEILDEEEHPGKTALGEDKYWHLFQIVARKK from the coding sequence ATGTTAAGCTCAAACAACGATCGCTCTCCAGAAGTTTTTGAGCATCGGTGGTCTGCTTATTATGATGCTGTTGTGGGTCGTTCTCCCCGAGACACCTTACTGACAGCCCTTGCAAATTTTGAATTGGAAAGCTTTGAAAATAGCACAACACATACACGAGCATCACAATTTGCAGTCGATCTGGGTTGTGGGGAAGGAAGAGATACAGTGGAACTGTTGCGTCGGGGTTGGCGAGTTTTAGCTGTTGATGGTCAAGCGGAAGCCATAACAAGACTGTTGAACCGTCCGGATATCAATCACCAACTCTTAGAAACTCTCATAAGTCGCTTTGAATATGTGACTTTACCAGAGTCTGTAGATATGGTAAACGCTAGTTTTTCACTGCCGTTTTGTTCGCCGGAACATTTCCCTCAGTTATGGGACAAAATAACTTCATCCTTAAGATCGAGAGGGAGATTTTGCGGACAATTGTTTGGCGATCGCGACTCTTGGGCTGTTTTTCCAACCATTAGTTATCATACGCGCCTACAAGTGGAAGCGTTACTGCAACCTTTTGAAATAGAGATACTTGATGAAGAAGAACACCCTGGAAAAACGGCTCTTGGAGAAGATAAATATTGGCATCTTTTTCAGATTGTTGCTCGGAAAAAGTAA